From Amphiprion ocellaris isolate individual 3 ecotype Okinawa chromosome 2, ASM2253959v1, whole genome shotgun sequence, a single genomic window includes:
- the exoc1 gene encoding exocyst complex component 1 isoform X3 produces MTAIKHALQRDIFTPNDERLLGIVNVCKAGKKKKNCFLCATVTTERPVQVKVVKVKKSDKGDFYKRQQTWELRDLTEVDAKDASKENPEFDLHFEKVYRWLASSTAEKNSFISCIWKLNQRYLRKKVEFVNVSSQLLEELPKAEESVPSGESQSVAGGDEDALDEYQELSTREEQDIEGMMEMCEYAISNAEAFAEKLFKELQVLDGANIQSIMASEKQVNILMQLLDEALGEVDTIEGKLSSYEEMLQSVKEQMDQISQSNRLIQISNTNNGKLLDEIQFLVNYMDLSKGHIRALQEGDLTSPKGIEACINASEALLQCMNVALRPGHDKLMAVKQQQLLFAELRDTFARRLTNHLNNVFVHQFNHFSHFKMTIPQFYRSSCLSLPGHDQSSTLSQHTAELTLPKHSPLHRDLLRYAKLMEWLKNTHREKYEGLSRTYVDYMSRLYEREIKDFFEVAKIKMAGTSKEAKGKFGLHGSSGKLTGSTSSLNKLTVQGSNSRRSQSSSLLDMGNMSASDLDVADRTKFDKIFEQVLSELEPLCLAEQDFISKFFKLQQHQTVIPPLAQPEMEESDGGTPSRIPPQAEHRHSLSSEKDMVRLMMNKIFQSIETELNSLIALGDKIDSFHSLYMLVKMSHHVWTAENVDPASYLSTTLGNVLVTVKRNFDKCISGQIRQMEEVKISKKSKVGILSFVTVFEEFAELAETIFRNAERRGDLDKAYVKLIRAVFMNVEKVASESQKTPRDVVMMENFHHIFSTLSRLKISCLDAERREAKHKYTDHLQSYVINSLGQPLEKLNHFFEGVEARVAQGVREEEVSYQLAFNKQELRKVIKEYPGKEVKKGLDNLYKKVDKHLCEEESLLQVVWHSMQDEFIRQYKHFEDLIGRCYPGSGITMEFTIQDMLEYFSSIAQSH; encoded by the exons ATGACAGCCATCAAGCATGCTCTCCAGAGGGACATCTTCACACCCAACGATGAGCGTCTTCTCGGCATTGTTAATGTCTGCAAGGCcgggaagaaaaagaagaactgCTTCCTTTGTGCAACAG ttaccACAGAGAGGCCTGTACAGGTAAAAGTGGTAAAAGTGAAGAAATCAGACAAAGGGGACTTCTACAAGAGACAGCAGACCTGGGAGCTCAGAGACCTCACAGAAGTAGATGCCAAAGATGCAAGCAAG GAAAATCCAGAATTTGACCTTCATTTTGAGAAGGTCTACCGGTGGCTGGCCAGCAGCACGGCTGAAAAAAACTCCTTTATTTCCTGCATTTGGAAACTGAACCAGCGTTATCTGAGGAAGAAGGTGGAGTTTGTGAATGTCAGTTCGCAGCTGCTGGAAG AACTTCCTAAAGCGGAAG AATCAGTGCCAAGCGGTGAGAGCCAGAGTGTTGCCGGGGGCGACGAGGACGCTCTGGACGAGTACCAGGAGCTCAGCACTCGCGAAGAACAGGACATTGAGGGCATGATGGAGATGTGCGAGTACGCTATCTCCAATGCTGAGGCTTTTGCAGAGAAGCTTTTCAAGGAGCTACAGGTTCTAGACGGG GCCAACATCCAGTCCATCATGGCGTCGGAGAAGCAGGTCAACATCctgatgcagctgctggacGAGGCGCTGGGGGAGGTGGACACCATCGAAGGGAAGCTGAGCAGCTACGAGGAGATGCTCCAGAGCGTCAAGGAACAGATGGACCAGATCTCACAGAGCAACCGCCTCATCCAGATCAGCAACACCAACAATGGCAAACTGCTGGATGAGATCCAGTTCTTGGTG AACTACATGGACTTATCAAAGGGACACATCAGGGCCTTACAGGAGGGAGACCTGACCTCACCTAAAGGTATTGAGGCCTGCATCAACGCCTCTGAAGCTCTTCTGCAGTGCATGAATGTGGCCCTCCGACCAG GCCACGACAAGCTGATGGCTGTGAAGCAGCAACAGCTCCTGTTTGCTGAACTGAGAGACACCTTTGCTCGTCGCCTCACCAATCACCTCAACAATGTGTTTGTTCACCAG TTCAACCACTTCAGTCACTTCAAAATGACCATCCCTCAGTTCTATAGGTCTTCCTGTCTGTCACTTCCA GGCCACGACCAGAGTTCCACCCTGTCGCAGCACACAGCTGAGCTGACCCTACCCAAACACAGCCCCCTCCACAGGGACCTACTGCGCTACGCCAAGCTCATGGAGTGGCTGAAAAACACCCACAGGGAGAAGTATGAGGGCTTGTCCAGG ACCTATGTTGATTATATGAGCAGACTATATGAGAGAGAAATCAAAGACTTCTTTGAGGTCGCCAAGATAAAGATGGCGGGTACATCCAAAGAAGCCAAGGGCAAGTTTG GCCTGCATGGGAGCTCTGGGAAGCTGACAGGCTCTACTTCAAGCCTGAACAAGCTGACAGTGCAGGGCTCCAACAGCCGGCGTTCTCAGTCGTCCTCACTGCTGGACATGGGCAACATGTCCGCTTCAGACCTGGACGTGGCTGACAGGACCAAATTTGACAAG atATTTGAGCAGGTCCTCAGTGAACTGGAGCCGCTGTGTCTTGCAGAACAAGACTTTATCAGCAAGTTCTTtaagctgcagcagcatcagacagTTATACCCCCTCTTGCGCAG CCAGAGATGGAGGAATCAGATGGAGGCACACCATCAAGAATTCCTCCCCAGGCAGAACACAGACACTCCTTGTCATCAGA GAAGGACATGGTGCGCCTGATGATGAATAAAATCTTCCAGAGCATCGAGACGGAGCTCAACAGCCTCATCGCTCTGGGTGACAAGATTGACAGCTTCCACTCTTTGTACATGCTAGTGAAGATGAGTCACCATGTGTGGACAGCCGAGAACGTTGACCCGGCCTCTTACCTCAGCACGACTTTGGGAAATGTGCTGGTCACCGTCAAGAGGAACTTTGACAAATGCATT TCTGGTCAGATCAGACAGATGGAAGAAGTGAAGATTTCTAAGAAGAGCAAAGTCGGTATCCTGTCTTTCGTCACCGTGTTTGAGGAGTTTGCTGAACTTGCTGAAACGATCTTCCGTAATGCAGAGCGCCGAGGAGACCTGGATAAAGCTTATGTCAAACTTATCAGGGCCGTCTTCATGAACG TGGAGAAAGTAGCCAGTGAAAGCCAGAAGACGCCGCGGGATGTTGTCATGATGGAGAATTTCCACCACATCTTCTCTACATTGTCACGTCTAAAGATTTCCTGCCTGGATGCAGAGAGACGAGAAgccaaacacaaatacacagaccACCTGCAGTCTTACGTCATCAACTCTCTGGGTCAACCTCTAGAAAAACTCAAT CATTTCTTCGAAGGAGTTGAAGCACGTGTAGCTCAGGGCGTCCGCGAGGAGGAGGTGAGCTACCAGCTGGCCTTCAACAAACAAGAGCTGCGCAAAGTTATCAAAGAGTATCCAGGCAAAGAAGTCAAGAAGGGACTCGACAACCTCTACAAGAAGGTGGACAAACACCTGTGTGAAGAAGAAAGTCTGCTACAG GTGGTGTGGCACTCCATGCAAGACGAGTTCATCCGTCAGTACAAGCACTTTGAGGACTTGATAGGCAGATGCTACCCTGGATCTGGAATCACCATGGAGTTTACCATCCAGGACATGTTGGAGTACTTCTCTAGCATTGCTCAGTCTCATTAG
- the exoc1 gene encoding exocyst complex component 1 isoform X6 has translation MTAIKHALQRDIFTPNDERLLGIVNVCKAGKKKKNCFLCATVTTERPVQVKVVKVKKSDKGDFYKRQQTWELRDLTEVDAKDASKENPEFDLHFEKVYRWLASSTAEKNSFISCIWKLNQRYLRKKVEFVNVSSQLLEESVPSGESQSVAGGDEDALDEYQELSTREEQDIEGMMEMCEYAISNAEAFAEKLFKELQVLDGANIQSIMASEKQVNILMQLLDEALGEVDTIEGKLSSYEEMLQSVKEQMDQISQSNRLIQISNTNNGKLLDEIQFLVNYMDLSKGHIRALQEGDLTSPKGIEACINASEALLQCMNVALRPGHDKLMAVKQQQLLFAELRDTFARRLTNHLNNVFVHQGHDQSSTLSQHTAELTLPKHSPLHRDLLRYAKLMEWLKNTHREKYEGLSRTYVDYMSRLYEREIKDFFEVAKIKMAGTSKEAKGKFGLHGSSGKLTGSTSSLNKLTVQGSNSRRSQSSSLLDMGNMSASDLDVADRTKFDKIFEQVLSELEPLCLAEQDFISKFFKLQQHQTVIPPLAQPEMEESDGGTPSRIPPQAEHRHSLSSEKDMVRLMMNKIFQSIETELNSLIALGDKIDSFHSLYMLVKMSHHVWTAENVDPASYLSTTLGNVLVTVKRNFDKCISGQIRQMEEVKISKKSKVGILSFVTVFEEFAELAETIFRNAERRGDLDKAYVKLIRAVFMNVEKVASESQKTPRDVVMMENFHHIFSTLSRLKISCLDAERREAKHKYTDHLQSYVINSLGQPLEKLNHFFEGVEARVAQGVREEEVSYQLAFNKQELRKVIKEYPGKEVKKGLDNLYKKVDKHLCEEESLLQVVWHSMQDEFIRQYKHFEDLIGRCYPGSGITMEFTIQDMLEYFSSIAQSH, from the exons ATGACAGCCATCAAGCATGCTCTCCAGAGGGACATCTTCACACCCAACGATGAGCGTCTTCTCGGCATTGTTAATGTCTGCAAGGCcgggaagaaaaagaagaactgCTTCCTTTGTGCAACAG ttaccACAGAGAGGCCTGTACAGGTAAAAGTGGTAAAAGTGAAGAAATCAGACAAAGGGGACTTCTACAAGAGACAGCAGACCTGGGAGCTCAGAGACCTCACAGAAGTAGATGCCAAAGATGCAAGCAAG GAAAATCCAGAATTTGACCTTCATTTTGAGAAGGTCTACCGGTGGCTGGCCAGCAGCACGGCTGAAAAAAACTCCTTTATTTCCTGCATTTGGAAACTGAACCAGCGTTATCTGAGGAAGAAGGTGGAGTTTGTGAATGTCAGTTCGCAGCTGCTGGAAG AATCAGTGCCAAGCGGTGAGAGCCAGAGTGTTGCCGGGGGCGACGAGGACGCTCTGGACGAGTACCAGGAGCTCAGCACTCGCGAAGAACAGGACATTGAGGGCATGATGGAGATGTGCGAGTACGCTATCTCCAATGCTGAGGCTTTTGCAGAGAAGCTTTTCAAGGAGCTACAGGTTCTAGACGGG GCCAACATCCAGTCCATCATGGCGTCGGAGAAGCAGGTCAACATCctgatgcagctgctggacGAGGCGCTGGGGGAGGTGGACACCATCGAAGGGAAGCTGAGCAGCTACGAGGAGATGCTCCAGAGCGTCAAGGAACAGATGGACCAGATCTCACAGAGCAACCGCCTCATCCAGATCAGCAACACCAACAATGGCAAACTGCTGGATGAGATCCAGTTCTTGGTG AACTACATGGACTTATCAAAGGGACACATCAGGGCCTTACAGGAGGGAGACCTGACCTCACCTAAAGGTATTGAGGCCTGCATCAACGCCTCTGAAGCTCTTCTGCAGTGCATGAATGTGGCCCTCCGACCAG GCCACGACAAGCTGATGGCTGTGAAGCAGCAACAGCTCCTGTTTGCTGAACTGAGAGACACCTTTGCTCGTCGCCTCACCAATCACCTCAACAATGTGTTTGTTCACCAG GGCCACGACCAGAGTTCCACCCTGTCGCAGCACACAGCTGAGCTGACCCTACCCAAACACAGCCCCCTCCACAGGGACCTACTGCGCTACGCCAAGCTCATGGAGTGGCTGAAAAACACCCACAGGGAGAAGTATGAGGGCTTGTCCAGG ACCTATGTTGATTATATGAGCAGACTATATGAGAGAGAAATCAAAGACTTCTTTGAGGTCGCCAAGATAAAGATGGCGGGTACATCCAAAGAAGCCAAGGGCAAGTTTG GCCTGCATGGGAGCTCTGGGAAGCTGACAGGCTCTACTTCAAGCCTGAACAAGCTGACAGTGCAGGGCTCCAACAGCCGGCGTTCTCAGTCGTCCTCACTGCTGGACATGGGCAACATGTCCGCTTCAGACCTGGACGTGGCTGACAGGACCAAATTTGACAAG atATTTGAGCAGGTCCTCAGTGAACTGGAGCCGCTGTGTCTTGCAGAACAAGACTTTATCAGCAAGTTCTTtaagctgcagcagcatcagacagTTATACCCCCTCTTGCGCAG CCAGAGATGGAGGAATCAGATGGAGGCACACCATCAAGAATTCCTCCCCAGGCAGAACACAGACACTCCTTGTCATCAGA GAAGGACATGGTGCGCCTGATGATGAATAAAATCTTCCAGAGCATCGAGACGGAGCTCAACAGCCTCATCGCTCTGGGTGACAAGATTGACAGCTTCCACTCTTTGTACATGCTAGTGAAGATGAGTCACCATGTGTGGACAGCCGAGAACGTTGACCCGGCCTCTTACCTCAGCACGACTTTGGGAAATGTGCTGGTCACCGTCAAGAGGAACTTTGACAAATGCATT TCTGGTCAGATCAGACAGATGGAAGAAGTGAAGATTTCTAAGAAGAGCAAAGTCGGTATCCTGTCTTTCGTCACCGTGTTTGAGGAGTTTGCTGAACTTGCTGAAACGATCTTCCGTAATGCAGAGCGCCGAGGAGACCTGGATAAAGCTTATGTCAAACTTATCAGGGCCGTCTTCATGAACG TGGAGAAAGTAGCCAGTGAAAGCCAGAAGACGCCGCGGGATGTTGTCATGATGGAGAATTTCCACCACATCTTCTCTACATTGTCACGTCTAAAGATTTCCTGCCTGGATGCAGAGAGACGAGAAgccaaacacaaatacacagaccACCTGCAGTCTTACGTCATCAACTCTCTGGGTCAACCTCTAGAAAAACTCAAT CATTTCTTCGAAGGAGTTGAAGCACGTGTAGCTCAGGGCGTCCGCGAGGAGGAGGTGAGCTACCAGCTGGCCTTCAACAAACAAGAGCTGCGCAAAGTTATCAAAGAGTATCCAGGCAAAGAAGTCAAGAAGGGACTCGACAACCTCTACAAGAAGGTGGACAAACACCTGTGTGAAGAAGAAAGTCTGCTACAG GTGGTGTGGCACTCCATGCAAGACGAGTTCATCCGTCAGTACAAGCACTTTGAGGACTTGATAGGCAGATGCTACCCTGGATCTGGAATCACCATGGAGTTTACCATCCAGGACATGTTGGAGTACTTCTCTAGCATTGCTCAGTCTCATTAG